CTAGGTCAGGGGCAAATCCAGAGACTTGAATGACATGCTGATCTACGAGGAGAGCCAGGAATGAATCCTGCAGACTCAGGGAGTGAAACGGAGCAGGCACATCCTACCCGAAATGCCAGAACTGCTAGAGGGGCTTGAACTCCAGCTAGCCAACTAAGCACAGAATCAAAGGCTGGAGAAGAATTAGAATCCAGGGAAGTCCTGGGTTCCCCAAACCCAAGGGATAATTGCCTGATTCTCTACTTTGTTAagcttagctaaaaaaaaaaaatagacagttgTTATTTCCATTGTATGAAAAGATGTATCTATCCAATTCACACATAATACTTTAATAAAGTGCTTGCTTCCAACCTTCCTCCCATGATTAATTTTTATCCTCTTCTGCTAGCTCACTTGCttcatatttcttcatttttggcagcACATGGGAcactggctgtgtgtgtgtgtgtgcgtaagAGGGAGAATCAATGGGGAAACTGATTTCGAGCTGGAAGCCGCCTTTCAGTTTTTGGAAGAGTAAAAAAGTGAGTAACAAGACGCCTTAGAAGCCAAACCTGCCTGACGACTTCAAGAGCTCAGAGCATGGACTCAAGGGGCCAAAATTCTACAGGGCACATGCTATCTTCAGTGaatgtgttttccttttttccctcaaTTCATATTCTGAAATGGTTTTCTCCATATATTCCCTCACCCTTGGGGAAGACATTGAATCTAGAAAATACAACTAATGCTCTGCCCCTCTAGAATATTTCTTCTCTTAGGCTGTTATCTGCTCtgaggttaaaaacaaaacaaacaaaaaaaaaaacctccctttGAGACCAGTAACTTTTATCTCTTCTTGTAACAAgcgtgaaaattttaaaaataaaatattcaaaaatgtCTGGAAAAATAATTCCTTCCTCCTACCTGTTGGCCTCTGTATCAAGATGTACATGCTCTCTCACTTCAGGAACAGAGGTCCCACTTGCTCACCTGGGCAATATCCAGCCCACTAAGGAACGTCCCACAATGCTCTGGCAGCTGAGAAAATGCCCGATTATGGGCACCATAGAACCAGTCTTCTCCAGCCTTAGGGAAAGCTATTCTCCCCAACACATAAATCACAATGGACGCTGGACTGTGTGAATGCTAAGAATCTCATCATGTGTCCTTCATTGGTCTGGCCACCAGAAAGCTCAGAACCAAATCTGGGACCACCACACTGAAGTATATAAGATTTAGTGTATCTTATGCACCAACCAACCAATCTACTAGTCTGCTCTTACTTTTCATTCCATCAGATTTCCTCATCAATTTATCTTCTTATACGAGGGATATTTCTATAAGTTACCTTAAATCTGATTTGGAACCAGATAAGGAATAAATCAATTggtaaataaatgttttttacATGAAGAGGTGGTTAACGCTGCTTGGGAGAAAATGCAAACTCCCctcaaaaaaaatcatttgtggGCACTATCCTGAATCTTTCTGGGGCTGTTCTGAATTTTCACAAGAGAAGCAAAACACCCTAGGAGTTACTATCAGTGTACTTCAGAGAGACCGCTGCCTCCAGCAAGTGAGAGGTTTGATCTGACCCAGGAAAGTGGGAGAAAGACAGTCACAAAAAGGGGGATGCTGATGAGTCCCTCAGGAGGAGCCCTGAGACCCTCCTGGGAGCTGAGCCCTAGGTTGGGGTAGGGGTGAAATGAGAGAAATTCAGATACGCTCAGGGAATACGGGTGCCCCAGGTACCTGCAGAGAGCTGGCAAGATCCCAGGGTCCCAAAGGGCATGAGAAAGGGAGCCACACAGTTTCCTGTGACCCAGAGTGGCCTGAATGACAGAAAACGGGCAGGGCAGATGTGGCGAGACCTTGTGGGTAGAGGCTTCGGACTAGCAGGAACCAGACCATGGGTAAATGACGACAGTCAAGGACCAGAAGCTCCCCGTCCCCAACTCTCTGGTGCTCAAAAACCCCTCCTGGACTGAGATGCAAGTTAGGGAAACGGGAGAACCTGAGCTCAGAGAATGCTCCTGTCCCCTGTGGGACTTGAAATAGAAATTAAGTACATTTtaggaaaattaagaaaattactTTTCCTCGCATGAGTTTGTGAACTAAATGTGGAAcacactattttaaaaaatgtgtttgttGAGCCTAAATAGGTCCAGCAACAGTTAGATTAACTGTTCCTGAAATGTAGCCCAGACGTGGGAAAGGGTCCCCCATGCAGCCTTAATAGAGGCATGTTGGCCCGCACAAAGCAGTAGCCCAGGATCCCCAAATTGTCCAATTTACTAAAAGGGTGTGGATACTATCTCATAAGTTTATTACATCATTACAACCATAAGTCAGCCAAGACAATGTCTCACAAATATTTTCTATCTGTATTATTCCACAGGAAGAATTTCCACATATAAAGGAACAAATCTAATAATGTGACAAAAATATATTACAGAGATCAGCTAGCATGGGTGTTAACAAGGTTTACTTACAAACAATCCCAGGAGAATGTAATTTGCAGGCACCTGGCGACGGATATCCCCACAGCAAGCCAGTACAAAAAGTATAACAAAAAACACTGGCCTGAAGAATAATTTAAAATCTCATGTTACTTCCAATGACTACATTATGTGATGTACATTATATAACATTATATGACATTATGACATTACTTGGTAATAAGTAttataaacaaaaatattaccctcatttccttttttaatcttttgaaatCGACTTTTCTTGTTGGCATCCACAGAAGGCttactgggtttttgttttgtttttttttttaagttttttttatttagaaataacTATAGATTCACAGGaaattgcaaagatagtacagagatgTCCCATGTGcccttcacccagtttccctCAAGGGTCACCTCTCACATATTTCTAGtacaataccaaaaccaggaaattgacattggtaCTGTGTAGGTACATAGTTCTATGTCCTAGAACGAGGACACAAATCTAGTGTAGATTCATGTAATCACCCCTGCAGTCAAAATTCAGAGCTATTTCACACAACGATCCCCCTTAATGCTACCCCTTTacagtaacacacacacacatacacactcatctCTACCTCCTTTGTTTTTCATATCTATAATGTCATTTCAGGCATGTTacacttttatctcatttttcacAGTAAAAGAACCTCAATCAAACTATTAGAAGAATTGCTTTTTATGAAATCCAATAATACTTACAAAAGTGCATAGGTGAACCAGGGGTGCAGGAGTACCCAAGCTTTTAATGCcttcctggtttaaaaaaaaatttttttttaataaaaatatatatgtatatatagtttcACACAATAAATAGTTTTTCACAATAATGATATATTTTGCGAACTAATGTAATACTTAAGTAGAATTAAAACAGTATCATGAGAAGAGGGAAACCCTAAAAGATTCGTTATCAGTGACAGAAGAGTAGTGAACATAACCATCTTCCTTCTTTAAATAGATTCATAAAAGGATATATTCATAAGTTGTAAGTCAAACTTAGATAAATGCAAACGTCCTAGtgaagtttttatttaaaaaaaaatactgagatTGATGCGTgtgcaaagcaaaaaaaaaaaaaaaaatcaacttctaATATATTTGCTTTGTAAATACAGATTTTCATAGAATGGGTTTTAGCAGTGATGGTTCATAGTCCCTTAGTAATTTTTGAACTTAACAGTGTTCTGGCCTCTACAgtcttgcattttttctttatcCAATTTGAACTGTGTAATAGCTCAGGgataacttaaaaaaagaaaatagcgcCCAAAATAAGAGTAAGACAAAAAGTTCTTGGCTTAGGAAGTTGAAGTAACATTCTAGAAATCTACCAACACTTTGTGTGGTCTAGGAGTTGTCTCAGGAGAATAAAGCCACagaaatactgttgttgttgttagttgctgtccagtcaactgcaactcatggcaaccccatgtgtgcagagtagaactgctccatagggttttcaaggctgtgacctttcagaagcagattgggcTATCTTCTAACGCACCTCTGGGTGTGGGCTAGAAGTCATTTGTGCCATGCAAGAACTTTCAAAGAAATACTATCTCCTGTGACTGACTaagaaaaaagagacaaagagacagaaaggaccacataaaccagagactacatcaccctgagaccagaagagctagatggtgcctggccacaaccgatgactgccctgacagggaactcaacagagaaaccctgagggagcaggagagcagtgggatgcagaccccaaattctcgtaaaaagaccagacttaatggtcaggctgggactggagggaccccagaggcttggtccccagacctgttagcccaggacaggaaccattcccaaagccaactcttcagacagggattggactggaataaaaaaatggaaaatcatactggtgaagaacgagcttcttggatcaaatggacaatgttggcatctcctgtctggagggaagatgagaggacagagggggccagaagctacccaaatggacacgaggacagaaagtggagggaagaactgtgctgtctcattggagggagagaaattaggagtgtatggcaaggcgtatgtaaatttttgtatgagagactgacctgatttgtaaactttcacttaaagcacaataaaaattaatttagacAAAAGACAAGGTTTTTTAAATGATCAAAATTAAATCAAGCTAATTCAATAATAATTAATTTGAACATTCTAACATTTAATTCTACACCAGTAATAAAGACTTCTAAGAGCCacagtgatgcagtggttaaagcgcttggctgccaaccaaaaggtgggcagttcaaacctaccagcctctccatgggagaaagatgtacccatctgcttccccaaagatttgcagccttggaaaccctatggggcagttttactctgtcctgtaggatcggtataagtcagaattaacttgacagcaatggagttttggtttatatggtccctgtgagttggaatcaacttgatggcaatgggtttggtttaataaaGACTTACCAGAAAAGAAACACGCTAATAATTGCGCCAGTGACAAGCAACTGCACTGTCAGGAGGAGGAATACTTTTCTAATGAAAGCTAAGGAGATAGAAACATTATTTCTTATGACACAAATAAATATTCAAGAGCAAAAGTATAAATgtaataaactattttttttttagtctaagaAATCTTTAGTAATAAAGCATTTCTGGTGCTCGTTAAAGgaaatttttcttgtatttcttttattttattatggtaaaatgtATAGAACAAAACATTTATCGTTTTGACCGTTTTAAAGTCTATGGTTCAGTGATactacattcttcatgttgtgcaaccatcaccgctatccatttccaaatgtttttcatcaccctaatCAGAAACTCAATGCCTGTTAGGCAATAACTTTCCATCCCCTTTCCCCCAGcactccctggtaaccactaattaatttctatgcatttgcctattctaggtgttTCATATAGGTTTTATATTACCTATAAATATGTAATTTTGTCCTTTTGTCTGACTTATTCAGGCAATAAGAcgatttgttcttttctctgacttatttccctcagcataatgttttcaagattcatccacgtCATAGGTTATATCAgaacttcttttctctttatggatgaataatattctattgtatggctatatcacattttgttaaccatttatctgttgacaaacacttgggttgtttccactctttagctattatgaataatgattCTATTAACATTAGTGaagaagtatctgtttgagttcttGCTTCCAAAccttttgggtatatacatagaagcggaattgttgggtcatatggtgattctgaagaactgccaaactgtgtTCCACAatagttataccattttacattcccactagcaatgggtaggaaaccctggtggcatagtggttaagagtttggctgctaaccgaaaggtcggccgttcaaatccatcaggtgctccttggaaactgtatggggcagccctactctgtcctatagggttgctatgagttggaatcgactctacagcaatgagttCACTTTggagcaatggatgagggtttcagtttctccacatagtcaccaacacttgttattttctatttttctgataaCAAGCATTCTAgcgggggtgaggtggtatctcattatggttttgatttccatttccctaatgacaaatgggaaaccctggtggcataatggttaagagctatggctgctaaccaaaaggttggcagttcgaatccacaaggtgctccttggaaaccctatggggcagttccactctgtcctatagggttgctatgagttggaatcagttcgaTAGCAAGGGGTATAGGGTACCCAACTGTGTCCTTTTGCTGGACTATTTCTGTGTATAGGAAGCGTGACAACAAAAATATGGGTCTGAGCTATCTGAATCAAAAACCAGAACACCCAAATGTGTGCTGCCGCATTAAAACATTCATTTACCCAACATAAATTGGGCACCTACTAAATGCTGAAGACTATGAGGGAATAAAAATTGAATGTCCCAACTCTTAGGGATAGGCATATAGCTCAATAGAATAGAACTGACAGTCCAAAAGAAAGTTTTACATTTATGATCAATTAATTTTTAACAAAGGTACCAAGAcaattcaatgaggaaagaataatcttttcaacaaatagtgctgagaCAACTGGCTATCCACCACAAAATGATGAATTTGGACATCTTCATtctatacacaaaaattaattcaagatgAATCATAGACATAAACGTaagagttaaaactataaaaaagaaagtataaatCTTAATGATCATGGATTAGGCAATGATTTCTTAGGCACCTAAACgcaagcagcaaaagaaaaaaaaaacagataaattggacttcatcaaaattaaaaatatttgtgcATCAAATGACACTTCTAAAAAAGTGAGACAACAACCCACAGCTGGAAGAAAACACAGTATTTACAAGGTATATCTGATAATGGACTTGTATCCAGGGTATATAAAGAAATCTTATAACTCaataacaagaagacaaataacatAATCAAAAATGGGGAGAGCCTGTGTAGTGTCCTCTCACATTGACGCTGGACTTGGCCACATGACTTTCTTTGGATAATGGGACATTAGCATATGTGATCCAAGCAAATATTTGCTAAGCCGCTTGCATACTGGGGCTTGTCCACCTGGTACACTCCTTCCTGGGACCCAGCTGCCATGTGGTGAGACACTCAAGCCACAAGAAGGGAACTAACAATCCACACCAACTGCCAGACATGTGAGGGAGCCATAATGGCCACTGTAGCCCCAGTCAACATCTGATTGTAACTGTATGAAAGACCCCGAATAAAATTAGCAGTAGGTCTGCCTGGCTAAGCCCAGGAAATCCACAGAATaattagagaaaacaaaatgatcatttattttttaaaagggcaaaaagacttgagtagacatttctccaaagaagatatgtgAATGGCTAATGAGATGCCTTCATGATTAGTCAttaaaaaccgaaaaaccaaacccattgccgtcaaacggactctgactcatagcgaccctataggatagagtagaactgccctttagggtttccaaggttgtaaatccttatgcaagcagactgccacatctatctcccaaaacattagtcattaggggaatgcaaattaaaatacaatGACCTATCCCTTCAGATACTACAATGACTATAGTCAAAAAGTCAGACAACAATGgtgtcttaaaatcttgtgagcgggcatctaagatacttcagtggtttcaccccatctggagcaagggagaatgaagaaaaccaaagacacaacagAAAGAttcgtccaaaggactagtggaccacaactaccacagcctccaccaggctgagtccagcacaacttgatggtgcctggtggtttcaccccatctggagcaagggagaatgaagaaaaccaaagacacaacagaaagattagtccaaaggactaatggaccacaactaccacagcctccaccaggctgagtccagcacaaccagatggtgtctggctaccaccactgactgctctgacagggatcacaataggtggtcctggacacagctggagaaaaatgtagaacaaaattctaactcacaaagaccagatttactggtctgacagagactgcagaaaccccaagagtgtgcCCCCTGGACacatttttagctcagtaatgaagtcactcctgaggttcaaccttcagccaaagatgagactggcccacaaaaaaaaaaaagagagagacgaaaggggcacaccaacccaagggcaaggactagaaggcaggagggtgcaggaaagatggtaatagggaacccaagataaaaagggagagtgttgacatgttgtgggactggtagccaatgtcacaaaacaatatgtgtactaactgtctaatgagaagccagtctgttctgtaaaccttcatctagagtACAAGAGTCAGacaacccccaaaactatggcccccagacgctgtgttaatccagaactgaaatcattcccaaagcccacttttcagacaaagattagacaggcttatgaaacaaaaaataacacatgtgaggaatgtgcttcttagttcaatcaaatatacgagaccaaatggggagCTCCTGACCTAAAataggacaagaaggcaggaaggaacagggacTGGACgagtggacacaggaaacctggggtggaatgGGGGAGAATTGCTatcacattatggggattgcaaccaatgtcacaaaacgattatgtatataaatttttgaatgagaaattagcttgagttgtaagctttcatttaaagcacaataaaaacaaacaaaaaaagtcagacaataacaagtgttgatgaggatatGAAGACACAGAAACcctcatacattgttggtgggaatgtaaaaaggtgcagccactttagaaaagtttggcagttaccATACAGCTCAGCAACTCCACTTCTGGGTGTCTACCCAAGAGAGAGGAAAACGTATGTCTACCCAAAAAcgtgtatataaatgtttatagcagcattagtcatactagccaaaaagtggaaacgacCTAAATGTtcaccaactgatgaatggagaaacaaaatgtggtacattcaggcaatggaatattattcaggaaTAATGCATgcaggaaccttgaaaacattatactaagtaaaaaaagccaatcacaaaagattACATATTGTacgatttcatttatatgaaatgtccataataggcaaattcatagagacagaaagcagactaATGGTTTCTGGGGGTTTGACGGTGGAAGCAGCAGGGAAGTGATTGCCAataggtttcttttgggggtgatgaaaatgctctTAAAGTAGACTGTGGTGATAGCTGCACGACTCtggaaatatactaaaaaccattgaattgtgcaccgaaaagggtgaattttatggtacatAAATTATATCCTGgcgttgccacgagtcagaatcgacttgatggcaactaaccacaaaAATTACATCTCAaaaaatctactttaaaaaattgtAATCCCCACCCCCATAACTCCATTATGCTGctctacttttcctttttttttccatagcacttTCATCTTTCTTACATACTATACAATTTaaaggggtaggggtgggggcagCCTCTGCCCTACAGAAGAGGTAGATACAAATAACTGACTCTAATATTGGCGAGGAGGCTTTACAGTATTTTTCATGCAGCGATACCATATTAAGCCTCTttgcctcatctgcaaaatggcaaTAATACTACTTaatttatagggttgctgtaagaactaaatgcaataatattttccttgtgcaaTACCCCAGAAAGTGTGGGCACCTGTGGCAGAGGCTGCTAGTTACTGACATCCACTCTCCCCAGCTTCCTGACTATCAAACCCAGATCTTGTTAAGGATGGGAATGGGCCCAGCTGAAACACTACAGATAGAGGTGGCCATGTGACACAAGTAGGGCCAATGATACGTAATTGGAAACTCTTGTGTGTGGTTTCTGGGAAAGCCTCTGAAAAGGGGTCAGATTTGGCTCGTTCTCAAGGCACCTATCTATGAATGGCGCCCCCTGGAGTTGTCAGTGTTGTGATCCTGCCTTGGCCCTTGATTAGCTTGGCTGTtggcctttcttttcttcctatctGGAAAGTTGGAGCTCCAGAGGCATCTTTCCACCCACATGATAGAGGGTGGGGGGTCACAGGGAGACAGCAATGGACCCGCAAAGTTCGTAGTCCTCCTTCGAGTTATCCAGACCCTAAGAGGGCCTAAGGGATCAGAGTGGCAGCTCAAAAGAGCCTAGGTCCCAGTGAACACCAGGGGCCTGAGGCATTAGCCTTGAACTGCCTACCCCCAAACTTCATATTTtataagggaaaaacaaaacttctcatttgTTTAGGCCACAGTTTTTTTAGGTTTCTGATACAGCTGAACGTGTTTCCTAACTTATACGGAATTAATATTTAGAACACTGAATTAATACTTTTCGAAACCAAAGCCAACATTATGGTATTACCTGGTATGTAGGTGAAGACATTCTACAACCAACAGCTAATTCCTATTTCCTGAGAAAACTAAAAATTACCCACCATTATGAGTTTCTGAAGGCCCTGGACAACTTGGGGCAGTCTACTAGAACAGCCCTACATGTTTCTTCGTAAAACATGACTAGGAAAACCCAAAAGCAAAACTAAATCTTTCTGACAATCTACTCTGCAGAAACTTTATAAgacaatatttgtttttctcttccaaAAAGATAATTTCTTTATTCTCACCTCTGCGGACAGATGCATCTGCGAATGGGCCAGATGCATTTGTACTGCTGTGTTCTGGGGTGCTGTCATCTGAAATTTGTATCACATAGACACCTGGTCGTTCACCAGTCTTCGATTGAGGATTCCTAGGAGTTTGTTTTGGCCTTCCTGAAGGTGAGGGTGTGTCATGCTGATCAGATTTGGGCTGGGAATTTTCATGATCTGCTGCTTTCCGAATCAGATATAGGTGATCTCCAGAACTAAAGTCTATTGGTTCACTGACCTCTAAGTTCATCTTCCTGGGGAGGTAGGGAAGGAAAGAATTGTTATTTATGTCTTTATGATCATACTGCTACAATCTTAGAATCTTTATAACAattagatatttttttttcttaattttaactgCCTTTGCTCTGTATTTATTGAGTCAGTGCCTAATaggtatttgttgagtgaatgaccaataaatatttgtaagaTGAGGCCTGTGGAGTAAAATACTTTGCAGTTTGTTATGAAATTAGTATTACTACAAATTCATGTAACGAGGAGTTAATAAGTCCCCTCTTATGTGGAAAGCATGGAGCTTCCGTTGTCATCTCCACCCTCAAACAGCTCACAGTTTAGAAGAGAAGATAAACAAGCAATGATATAAAAATTGACAAGAGCAAGGCCAGAGATAATGGAAGGTGCTATGATATCCTGTAACAAAATCTGAGGGAAGATGCTGGGAGTGGGTGAGATTGTTGAAAGCTTCCAGAAGAGAGTGAGGTTTAAGCTAAGGCTGGAAGATAAGTAGGAATTAACCAAGTGAAGAGGTGGGGAAAGATTATCCCAGGCAGAGGAACCAGCCTAGACCAAGACTGGAGAAAGCAGAGAGTACAGTTTTCAAAAACTGACAGAAGTTCATGTGGCCAGAGCAGAAAGCTTGAAGGGGAGAGTAGAAAGAGGTTAGCCAGAGGGGTAGTGGGGGCAGGTTACTGAGGGACTAGCAAGAGAAATTAAGGAGCCTGGACTTTATCCTGGAGGTCATGGGTGTGGCAGGCAGAACAATGGCCTCCCAAAGATGTTCACAtactaatccctggaacctgtgaatatgttaccttacatggcaaaaacccagtgccggtgAGAAAGGggcttgcaaatgtgataaagttaaggatcttgagatggtgagattatcctggattacccaGGTGGGCCCAAGATAATCACAAGGATCCTTATGATCAGGCTTATAAAAGGGAAGCAGGAGGGTCAGAGTCAGAAAAGGAGACAtgatgacagaagcagaggcaggaaGGATGCAATCGCTGGCTTTGAAGACGGAGGAAAggaccatgagccaaggaatgcaggaagCCTCTAAAagcaggaaaaggaaataaaacaattCTCCTTTAGAGCCTCTAGAAAGGAGACCTTGATTTTAGCACAGTGAGGCTGATCTTGGATTTCTGGCTACACTAAAataatacatttgtgttgttttaaggcaataagtttgtggtaatttgttacagcagcaataaaaACTAATACGATGAGGAACCTAAAATTCTCCAGCAGGGGAGGGTAAGGATGTAACTAGAAAGGTCACTCTGGGTACAGTGTACAGGATGAGTCAGAGTAAGCAAAAGCAGAAGCAAGGTGACCAGAAATTCAGAGAAGGGATGATGGTGCACATGGCCATCGTGATTTGCAGGCAGAACACAGCTATTAGAAAACCCGTAATAAAGTAACCCAAAATGACAAAGGAATAGGCCCCCATTAACCTCATGGAGAAAATGGAGACTCAGGCAAACCCCGTTACTGGCCTTCTGTCCCACAAAGACAGACATGGAGGAGTTTGAGAAAGAGATTGCTGAGACAGCAGAGGCTTGGACAAACTTATGGTCAACTGGAAtgaggtatgaaaaaaaaaaggtctgaacAGCATACCGAGCTCTTGGGGAAGCTGATTAAGTTTTGTAAAGGTGTCTCTTCTCCTCAAGTTAATCGCTAAATTTCATAAAAtgctttgagatttttttttcctagtacttGAAAATGTGACTCTAAATTCATCAAAAGGTGTAAATGTGTGAGAATAATCAAGAAAAAACGGAAGGAGGATTATGGGAGGA
This Loxodonta africana isolate mLoxAfr1 chromosome 8, mLoxAfr1.hap2, whole genome shotgun sequence DNA region includes the following protein-coding sequences:
- the TMBIM7 gene encoding protein lifeguard 1, whose product is MNLEVSEPIDFSSGDHLYLIRKAADHENSQPKSDQHDTPSPSGRPKQTPRNPQSKTGERPGVYVIQISDDSTPEHSSTNASGPFADASVRRAFIRKVFLLLTVQLLVTGAIISVFLFWKALKAWVLLHPWFTYALLPVFFVILFVLACCGDIRRQVPANYILLGLFTILQGLLLGAVSVFYNAEEVLWATGATALVTLALTLFAVQTKWDFTLLNGVLFASVFILVFYGILLIFIRSYWLHLLYAGLGTVIFSLYLVMDVQMMVGGRHHHSDLDPEEYVFAALNIYLDIINLFLFILQLIGLAR